Genomic DNA from Crateriforma spongiae:
TCAGAAACGCTTCCTTCTGGGGGGGCGAATCCTGTTGAGCGGTCGCGGAACCGGATGCGACCAGAGAAGCCGCGAGACAGACCAGCAACAGAGCGGTTGAACGACGCATCGAACACCAGTGATTTTGTCGGGAGGAAAGGGGTGGGGCAGGGCAATGGATCCGCAACACGGATGGCGAAAGGCCGATCGACCCGATTCGAAATCAATCGAATTGGCGTGGCCGCACCGAACCATCGTTTGCGAATGCGGAACATTCTAATTGGCGAAACGGCGTCCGTTGCCCCGTTCCCGACAAGTCGCCGCTAGTCACTGAGAACGCCGAAACGATGCAGCGTCGTTTCCCGAAGCGTGCTGCCGGGAACCAGCAGGGTCGTGGGGAACATCGGGCGGTTGGGCGCGTTCGGATAGTGCTGGGTTTCCATACAGAACGCTTCGTGGCCGCCGACTTTGGCCGAGCTGTCATCGCCGGGCAAATGGTTTGCCGAATACAGTTGCATGCCGACTTGGGTCGTTTCGACATCCATCGTTCGCCCGCTGGCAGGGTCGATCACACGTCCGGCCGGTCGCAGAGTCCCCGCTTTCCCACGCACGACATAGCAGTGGTCATAACCATTGGTGTCGGGCAACTGCGCCAAACGCTTGCCGATCGCGGTGGGCTGGCGGAAGTCCAGCGGCGTGCCGGAAACGTCGTTCAGCTTGCCGGTGGGGATCAAATCGGCATCGACGTCCAGCCATTGGTCGGCTTCGATTTGCACGATGTGATCGGTCGCTTTGCCGGCGTGCATGCCGCTGAGATTCCAATAGCTGTGATTGGTCAGATTCACATGGGTGGGCTTGTCCGTTTGGGCTTCGTAGTGGAACGACAATTCGTTTCGATCATTCCAACGGTATTCGCACACCACCGTCAGTGTGCCCGGAAATCCCTGGTCACCGTCGGGGCTGGTCAGGCGAAATCGCACCCCGATTTCATCGCCTTCTTGGAACGATTCAGATCGCCACAGACGGTGTGAAAAGTTGTCGGCCCCGCCGTGCAGTTGATGATCACCGTGATTCTTGTCTAGCGGATACTCGACATCATCGATCGTGAACTTGGCGTGTTCGATTCGGTTACAAAATCGTCCAATCGTGCTGCCGAAATACGGATGGCGTCCCAGGTAGGGCGACAGCGAATCAAAGGCACAATTCACATTGACCGATTCGCCGCTGCGATCGGGCACAACGACCTGCAACAGGCTGGCCCCCCAGTCCATCAGCCCGACCTCGTTGCCGTGGCTGTTGGTCAAAACGTATTTGGAAACGACTTGCTGGTCAGCGGTTTTTCCGAACTCGATCTGCTGGATTTTCATGGCGTCTGGCGTCTGAGAATGCCTTGGTTCGATGCGTGAAGCGTTGTATCGTGACGGTTGAGAATGAGGGGTCGGCCACCGGTCGATCGAATCTGACATCGGCGACGGCTGAATGATGACGCCCGCCGACCTTTTCGTGTAGCGGTCGGTGACCGCGGTCACCTTGGAACGAACGAGATCGATGAGTCCTGCGGTTCAGCTACGCCCACTGAAAATCGGGAACGTGTCGATCGGTTTCCCCGTCGTCCAAGCCGCGTTGTCGGGATACAGCGATCTGCCCATGCGGGTGATCGCACGCCGTCACGGGGCCAGTTATACGATTTGCGAAGTGATGCTGGACCAGTTCCTGCTGGCTCTTCAAAAACGGCAAAAAACCAAGCACTTCCTGGACATCCACCCGAGCGAACCGCCGGTGGGTGGCCAGCTGATGGGGGCCGAACCGGAACAGTTTTCTGCCGGGGCGGCCAAGATGGTCGAAGCGGGTTTTGACATCATCGACGTGAATTTTGGATGTCCGGTCAAAAAGGTCTTGGGGCGATGCCGGGGCGGCTTTCATCTGTCACAGCCCAAGGTTGCGATTGAAATCCTGCGTCGGACCCGCGACGTGGTTCCGGATTCCATCCCGGTGACCGTCAAAATGCGGCGGGGAATCGACGATAGCCAACAATCACGCGACCATTTCTTCGAAATCATGGACGGCGCGATCTCTGCCGGCTTGGCGGCGGCAACCGTTCACGGCCGGACGGTGGAGCAACGGTACATCGGCCCGAGTCGTTGGGAATTTCTGACCGAGGTGAAACAGCACGTCGGCGACCGAATCAAGATCCTGGGCAGTGGCGACTTGTTCGCCGCGGAGGATGCGCTGCGGATGATCGATCAAACCGGCATCGATGGTGTCACCGTAGCGCGAGGTGCCATTGGAAACCCTTGGATCTTTGAACAAGCCCGCACTTTGGCCGAAGGCAAACCGTTGCCCGATCCGCCGCGATTGCATCGTCAAGCATCGGTGATGCGCGACCATTTTTCATTGTGCGAATCAACTTACACGGCCGAACGAGCACCGTTGCTGATGCGAAAGTTCTGTATCAAGTATTCGCAGTGCCATCCGAATCACGAAGCGGTCCGTTTGGCTTTTGCACGTCTGCGATCAAGAGAACAGTTCGAAGAAGTCCTGGCGGAGCACTATGCCGAAGACCTTGCCGGTCGATATGTGCCTCGCGAAGTCCATGGCAGCCAAGCGGAAAGCTGATTCGCCGGTCCGGTGATCAGACCGTCGCAGCGAATTTTTCCACCACCGCGCGGTTCCGCCCCAAATCCTTGGCTTGATACAACAAGTTGTCGGCGCGGGTGTACCAGGTCACTTCGTCGTCGCTAGACCGCAACCGTGAAACGCCCAGCGAAAACCGGATTCCCGAAATCACTTGACCACTGTTGCGAAGCTGCAACTGTTGGCTTCCCAAGTGTTCGCGGATTTGTTCGGTGTAACGCAAGATTTCGTCACGGTTGTTGGTGCGTACGAACACCGCAAACTCATCGCCGCCAAGCCGTGCAACGGACGAATCACTGCGGCAACTGACAAGCTCCGATGCAACGAAACGTATGACTTGATCGCCGCCTTCGTGCCCGTGCGTGTCATTGATCTGCTTGAAGCGATCCATGTCCAATAGGACCAAGTAGATCTCGCCGGCATCCGGATCAAACGTCTGGACCGTCTTTTTGATCAGCGAATCGAAGAAACGTCGATTCCCCACACCGGTCAGGTGATCGGTCATCATGCCGCGTTGCGAAGCTTCCAAATCGGCTTGCAAATGACAGACTTGTCGCTGGGCTTCGTCCAGCTTTCCGGCCATGTCGTCAAGCTGTCGCTGCATTTTGACGGTGCCATCGGCAAGGTTGGCGACGCACGCGATCAGTCGGTCGCGATTCTGGTCTTCGGTCTTCAGAATATCGCTGGCCTGCTGAATGGAATCACCAAATTCGGATCCCGCGTCCTTCTGCTTCAAGACGATGGTTTGCAGCTTGGACAATTCGGCAGCCAACGCATCCCCGATACTGGCGCCGGTTTCCTGTCCCTCGACACAAAACTGTTGATGCAGCGACGCCAACAGATCCACGCTGACGGACTTTGCATCGTTGACCGCGTGGTTCAACTGTTCCAACATCGCGTCGTCGGCACCTTCGATGTAGCGGTACCAGACCTCATAGATCTCCGGCGTCGGCGGTGTGCTGAATTCACCCACCAAACGCAAAGCTTCCTTTGCGATCGCAAATGGATCTCTTTGTGGCGATTTTTGCGGCACTGAATTTTTCGTCCGTTGATTTCGTGATTGTCTCGTGGGCAAAGGATGCAATCAGGCCGCCCCATCAAAGCCGTCCTGCCCATCGGTGGTAGGCGTGATCACCATCGATCCACGCCTTCATCGCTGTGTGACAATGTCGTCATTGGGAGTCTAGGTTATGAATTCAAACGGCGAATCCCCCCCACAAGAATGTGGCATGTCGGGCTTCCTGCCCCGCAAACCTTTCCGATTGTTCGGACGACAACGGTGCAGGGCAACATCCAAAGTCGATGCCGCGATCCGAACAACAACGCCAATCATTACAACCCGCACACTCCATCGACAAAGGCTTGTTCAAACGGTCGCCGACAAACAATCCCAGCCCGGATCGCATGGCCGAAAGTCCCGGTTCTACAGCAACGCCGTGGCCAGATCGGCAAGCTCGGATCGTTCACCCTTTTCCAACGTGATGTGGGAATAGATCGATTGTCCCGTCATGCGGCTGATCAGGTAGCTCAGCCCGTTGGACAAGGCGTCCAAGTACGGATGGTCGATCTGGTTCACGTCGCCGGTGAAGATGATCTTGGTCCCTTCCCCGGCGCGGGTGATGATCGTTTTCACTTCGTGTGGCGTCAGGTTTTGGGCTTCATCGACGATAAAGAACGTCCGCTGCAGCGTGCGTCCCCGAATGTACGCCAATGGCGTGATCACCAACTTTTCAAGTTCCAGCATCTGATTGATGCGTTGTGCTTCTTGCGACTTTTCATCGAACTGATGCCGAATCACAGCGAGGTTGTCATACAGCGGTTGCATGTACGGGTCCAACTTGGCGTGCACATCACCGGGCAAGAATCCCAGATCACGGTTGCTAAGTGGTACGACCGGTCGGGCCAACAGAATCTGTCGGTATTCGGATCGCCGTTGCAGGGCGGCGGCCAAAGCCAACAGCGTCTTTCCGGTTCCGGCTTTGCCCGCGAGCGTCACCAATCGGATTTCGGTGTTCACCAATGCGTGCAACGCGAATGACTGTTCAGCGTTGCGGGGCGTGATTCCATAACAACGCGTCTTGTCGACGCGGTGATATTCTTTTTTCGAATCGTCGTACGATGCCAAAACCGATTTGGCACCGCTGCGCAGGATCAAGTTTTCGTTGGGAACCGGCGGAGGATCGACGGGAACCGTTTCCGCAGGAACCGCATGACCATTGTCATAGAACTGATCCAACGCGGCTTCGTCGATTTCCACGCGACGTTTGCCGGTGTAAAGCTTGTCAACGCTTTCGACCTTATCGCGAATGTAGTCTTGGGCGACCAAGCCAAATGCTTTCGCCTTCATTCGGATGTTCGTGTCCTTGGACACCAGCACCACGGGTCGATCTTCATGATCGGACAATTCCAACGCCGTACCGACGATACGGTGATCGGGTGAATCTTGAAAGAACGCTTGTTTGATGCGTTCGTGTCGCCCTTGTTTCCAAACCACACGAATCCGACCGTAGCCCTGTCCCAGGGATGCACCTTGTCCGTTCAGAACATCGCCGGTCAATTCATCCAGCACCCGCAAAAAGGCTCGCGCCTGATAGTTGATGTCGCCGTGGCCTTTCTTGAATCCGTCCAATTCTTCCAGAACCGTGATGGGGATGACCACATCGTGTTCCTGGAATGAACGTAGGCACTGGGAATCGTGCAAGATGACGTTGGTGTCCAGTACAAAAAGCTTTCGCTTGACTTCCTGGCCGGCCACGTTTGCACTCCTACTACGCTGATCCATGTTTGGAATCCCCAACGCCACACCTCCGTTATTAATCGCGGTGGAAACAAACCGTTCACGGGCGCAGCATATCGCAGTTTCCTACTGTCATGGTTTGCAACGGATGACGCAGGCCGCCGTATCCGCCCTTGGGGGCGGATTAAGGCAGGACCTTGGAGCCACAAAACGCCGGGATGAAAGCCGGAAGCCCCGCAGATTTGCAAAATCGCTTGGTCGGCAAGCGATCACGAAAGATTAACGTTGAAGAAACGAACCGATCATTCGATGCACATTCGGTTGTAACACGATCGTCAAATGCGTCGCCCAAACTTGGCGAACGGTGACGTTTGACAAGTGGCTCAGATCGCATTGACGCAAGCTTTCATCGGGCTTGGCCCAGATGACCAAGCGACGCAGATCCGGGTCGCAGTCCAAGTTGGCTTGCGCTTGCTCGGCATTCATGATGACGGCAATTTCCGGCATCAAGTTTCGGCTGACGCACCAGGCCAACGTCGGCAAGACACCCGCCTTCATCACCGGAGCCAACGACACGAGGGCCCCGACACGATGATGTGAAGTTTTGGCGATCGCCGCACGAGAAACCCAGTCGCCGAAACTGTGCGTGACCAAGGCGGTGTCTTTCGGCGTATCGCTGGAAACCGAAGCGATGGTCGATGCCAGTCGGTCGACACTTTCGTCCAATCGGCGAAACGCCAAACGGTCGTGCCAGTATTCGACCTTCAACCCATGTCGGTTCAAAAACCGGCCGATCAATCCCAGGGCCCAAGCCGGTTCCAGCAGTCCGTGAACCAAGATCACGCGTCGAATTTGATGGTTCGCCGAAAGATCCTGTGACGTCGCTGGCGCATTCATTTGACGCTTTCCAGCACCAGAACCCAATCGTTGCCGCGGCCATGGCTGGGCGGAGTGAACGTTTGAAATGCAACGCTGTCCATCGTATGCAAAACTTGGGATCGACCGGTCCGGGGATCGTACCAAGATGCACGCGTCCGTGGTTGCCGCATCAGTGATACATCGATCATGAATGGTTCACCTTGTGGTGAATAGACCATCGCCAGTGCACCATCGTCGGATCGCAATCCGCGCACGTGAGCACCGCCATGCTTCGGCGCATCGACAATGAATTCGCGATCGGGACGCAGGGTCTGATAGTCGTGTTGTTCGAATAGTTTCCTGACCCATCCCATTTGGGCCGCGCCGGGATCATCCAGAGCCTGATGCCAAGGCACATCGGCATGGATGGCCGGCGAGACGTCGGTTGACCACATCTGCCAAACACTGTTGTTCCCATAAGTGTGGCCACATGCGCCGGACATCATGGCCCACCAAGCCGCTTGACGAACATCGTCGTCATCGAACCGGTCGTCCGGATTCATCCCCTTCAGGTAGAAGCCCACCGGGATGCGTTCATAGCGTGGTTCGCCGTCAAGCGTCGGTTTGACCGGACGAAGATCATAGTCGTGTTGGATGAAGCGACCGTTGTCATGATCTCTGGCCGCATGAGAAGACTGGATCATGTTGAAATCCAACCAAGTTGCGTTGTGGAAATAGTCGGATGATCGTCCTGGCCCACGCGGATGGAACGTGATCAGGTGATATCCTTGGTCACCTTCATGCAAACCTTGGGCCATCGATTCGACGATCTGGCGGTCTTGATCGTTGTAGATGTTACGGTCCCCGCCCAAGATCCAAATGATGGGATCGGTGGCGTAGCGAGCAGCGATCCAACGACCATATTGCCTGGCATTGTCCACATCGAAAACGCGTGACTTTCCGCCGCCCATGCTGGACCAATGACTGCCCCAAGTCGGCAACATGCCGATCACAAGACCTCGTTTCGCGGCGGCCTGGACCACATAATCGACATGGTCCCAGTAATCATCGTTGTTTCCAGGGCGGACGTCGGGACGCGCGGGATCCTTGTCCACCAGCGGTGTATGGCCATACGCGTTGGCAGTCCCCAAGCCGTCGCGTTCGGCCAAGACGACCGCTTGAATCACCGTGAAGCCTTTCGCCGCCCGGTCATCCAAATATCGTTCCGCTTCTTGGCGATCCAAACGGTGAAACAGCTCCCAAGCAGTATCGCCCAGATAGAAAAACGGCCGACCGTCGCTGTGCTGCAGCCAACGCCCCGATGGCGAGACTTGCAGTCGAGTGCGATTCGGATCGTCCTGTTCCTGCGCGATGCCGACACGAGCCGTCACAAGCAAGAGGACCGCCAACCCACATCCCGCCGACACCAAACTTTTCATCGGAACTGTTCCCATCACAGGTGCACTTGTTACCGCCTAGAAGCCCATCATGGCCGTCATGATAGCGTCGGCGAAACACGTTCATCACGTTGCAAGGTGCGACAGACAACGACGCGGTTTCGGAGACAACCGCAAGGCCACAGAAGACCTGAGAATCCAATACGCCCGGCGGGATTCGAACCCACAACCTTCGGCTCCGGAGGCCGACGCGCTATCCAATTGTGCCACGGGCGCGGTTGAATACTTTTGACAACGTAGTGTGACGGGCAACAACATGAAACGTCAAGCATCGGCCGGCCCATGTCTGGGGATCGCATCATCAGCTGATCGCGACGCCTTGCTTGGCGACCCAAAGCGCGATCACCCAACAAACGGAGATCAGCGACACGCCGATCCCCAGGGCTGCCCAGGTCACCAGTCGTGAATCCAACCAACGATCGGACACTCGCAGCAGCGGCAGGGCTAGGAAAAATCCCGCCACCATGCCTGCGGCGTGTGCGCCAACATCGGTGCGTTCGTCGCCGATGCCCAGGTAGCCGAACAGAATCAGCCCACAGATGACCGGCGCCCATCGCACCAGCGGACGCGTTTCCGATCCGCGCGGGGTCGAAACGACCGCGTGCGCCAAGATCACCCCCAACGCCGAAAACACCGCCGTCGATGCCCCGATCGAAACGTGTTCGGCCGGTCGCAGCAAGGCATTGATCCCGTTGCCCAAAGCACCGCCCAACAAGACGACCAACCAACCCGGACCGGCGCCCAGAATCCTAGATGCCATGAATCCGAACACCGAACCGTAAACCAAATTGGATCCGAGATGCCCCGGATCCACGTGAAGTGTCAGCGCGGTCACGGTTCGATACCACTGCCCGGCGATGACATCGGCAGCACTCATCTGCCCGGCCAAGTACCAGTCGTGTCCCAGAGCATGCTTGGCGGTCAGATAGGCAACCAACATCAATACCACGCAGTATACGACGACACCGAAAAGCGATCCGGTGCGAACGATGCTGGATGGTGCATCCACTGGCGACGACGGGTGACCGGTGGCCGATTCTTCGCGTTGGTACTCGCCCAGTTCGGCCAGCGCGCGTGGCGCGTCTTCGCTGCGAACGACCAGGTACCACGTCCGTTGCTGACGAACCAATTCGAACGGAATTCCGGTGGCGCCCAACACCAAGCGATATTCGGAACTGGTGGCGGAACATCGCGTTTGCGCGACGATCTCGTAACCCTCGGCCGGTTGGAACACGTGACAGCCTTTTGCAATTCGGTCCATGAATGAAAGGGTCGGACGCCATCCCCTGACATCCCCCGATCGCCGACATCAACGGCCTGGCGTCAGGCTTCTTCGTCGTTCTTGTATTGGTCCAATCGACGGTACAGGGTTCGTGCACCGATACCCAAAATCTTGGCGGCTTCTTCGCGGTTGTCGCCGGTCAGCTTCAACGTCTCCTCGATCGCCCACCGTTCGATCTGGCTGAGCGGTTGGCCGATCAAGTCACTTGGACCGCCGGAGGCGACGACGATTTCGCCGGAATCATCCTGGCCTTCGCCCATCAATTCCGGCGGCAAGTCGTCAACATCCAATGACTGATCGGTATCCAGGACCACCATGGTTTCGACGAAATTGCGCAATTGGCGTACGTTCCCGGGCCAGTCGTACGCAAAGAAACGTTTGGTCACCGCGGGAGTGAAGTGTGCGGTGGATTTGTCGTGGCGTCGCAAGAAATACTTGCGGAAGTGATCCATCAACGGAATCACGTCGTCGCGTCGGTCGCGAAGCGGGGGCAGTTCCACGGTCACGACCTTCAGCCGGAAATACAAGTCGTTGCGGAACGTTCCGGCTTCGACCATTTCCTCCAGCGGCCGGTTGGTAGCACTGACCAGACGCACGTTGACTTTGATCGGTTTATTGTCACCGACGCGGGTGATCTGACTTTCTTCCAACACCCGCAGCAGTTTGATCTGCGTGCTCATCGGCATATCGCCGACTTCGTCCAGAAACAGTGTGCCGCCGTTGGCGTACTGGAAAGCGCCTTCGCGATCGGACACCGCATCGGTGAAGGAACCTTTGACGTGGCCGAACAACTCGCTTTCGACCAACTGTTCGCTGACCGCACGTGTGTTGATGGCGACGATCCGTTTGTTCCGGCGGGGGCTGTTTTGATGAATCGCCTGGGCGATCATCTCCTTGCCGGTCCCGCTTTCGCCGGTGATCAACACGGTGGCATCGGTGGCCGCAATGCGTCGCAGACGATCGATGACCGTCTGCATCTTCTTGCTGGTATAGATGATGCCTTCGAAGCCGAAACGTTCGTCCAAACGCTGCCGCAGTTCGGTGTTTTGACGTTTCAGCCCGACCTGTTCGGCCGCCTTGGCCACGATCGCACGCAACCGGTTGGGCGTGATCGGTTTCTCTAAGAAATTGAACGCACCGATTTGCATCGCTTCGACGGCGACGGGCACGGTGGCATGGCCGGTGACCATGATGACTTCGCTGTCGGGCAGTTTTTGCCGCGCGAGCGAAAGGATCTGCATCCCGTCGACATCGTTCATCA
This window encodes:
- a CDS encoding aldose epimerase family protein, translating into MKIQQIEFGKTADQQVVSKYVLTNSHGNEVGLMDWGASLLQVVVPDRSGESVNVNCAFDSLSPYLGRHPYFGSTIGRFCNRIEHAKFTIDDVEYPLDKNHGDHQLHGGADNFSHRLWRSESFQEGDEIGVRFRLTSPDGDQGFPGTLTVVCEYRWNDRNELSFHYEAQTDKPTHVNLTNHSYWNLSGMHAGKATDHIVQIEADQWLDVDADLIPTGKLNDVSGTPLDFRQPTAIGKRLAQLPDTNGYDHCYVVRGKAGTLRPAGRVIDPASGRTMDVETTQVGMQLYSANHLPGDDSSAKVGGHEAFCMETQHYPNAPNRPMFPTTLLVPGSTLRETTLHRFGVLSD
- a CDS encoding esterase/lipase family protein, which gives rise to MNAPATSQDLSANHQIRRVILVHGLLEPAWALGLIGRFLNRHGLKVEYWHDRLAFRRLDESVDRLASTIASVSSDTPKDTALVTHSFGDWVSRAAIAKTSHHRVGALVSLAPVMKAGVLPTLAWCVSRNLMPEIAVIMNAEQAQANLDCDPDLRRLVIWAKPDESLRQCDLSHLSNVTVRQVWATHLTIVLQPNVHRMIGSFLQR
- a CDS encoding tRNA dihydrouridine synthase is translated as MSPAVQLRPLKIGNVSIGFPVVQAALSGYSDLPMRVIARRHGASYTICEVMLDQFLLALQKRQKTKHFLDIHPSEPPVGGQLMGAEPEQFSAGAAKMVEAGFDIIDVNFGCPVKKVLGRCRGGFHLSQPKVAIEILRRTRDVVPDSIPVTVKMRRGIDDSQQSRDHFFEIMDGAISAGLAAATVHGRTVEQRYIGPSRWEFLTEVKQHVGDRIKILGSGDLFAAEDALRMIDQTGIDGVTVARGAIGNPWIFEQARTLAEGKPLPDPPRLHRQASVMRDHFSLCESTYTAERAPLLMRKFCIKYSQCHPNHEAVRLAFARLRSREQFEEVLAEHYAEDLAGRYVPREVHGSQAES
- a CDS encoding rhomboid family intramembrane serine protease — protein: MDRIAKGCHVFQPAEGYEIVAQTRCSATSSEYRLVLGATGIPFELVRQQRTWYLVVRSEDAPRALAELGEYQREESATGHPSSPVDAPSSIVRTGSLFGVVVYCVVLMLVAYLTAKHALGHDWYLAGQMSAADVIAGQWYRTVTALTLHVDPGHLGSNLVYGSVFGFMASRILGAGPGWLVVLLGGALGNGINALLRPAEHVSIGASTAVFSALGVILAHAVVSTPRGSETRPLVRWAPVICGLILFGYLGIGDERTDVGAHAAGMVAGFFLALPLLRVSDRWLDSRLVTWAALGIGVSLISVCWVIALWVAKQGVAIS
- a CDS encoding GGDEF domain-containing protein; its protein translation is MPQKSPQRDPFAIAKEALRLVGEFSTPPTPEIYEVWYRYIEGADDAMLEQLNHAVNDAKSVSVDLLASLHQQFCVEGQETGASIGDALAAELSKLQTIVLKQKDAGSEFGDSIQQASDILKTEDQNRDRLIACVANLADGTVKMQRQLDDMAGKLDEAQRQVCHLQADLEASQRGMMTDHLTGVGNRRFFDSLIKKTVQTFDPDAGEIYLVLLDMDRFKQINDTHGHEGGDQVIRFVASELVSCRSDSSVARLGGDEFAVFVRTNNRDEILRYTEQIREHLGSQQLQLRNSGQVISGIRFSLGVSRLRSSDDEVTWYTRADNLLYQAKDLGRNRAVVEKFAATV
- a CDS encoding sigma-54-dependent transcriptional regulator, giving the protein MSKKTDASDAESDQPSIDPSNLRLLVVDNEAAHARAMTDSLEKVGYQCDVATSGPEAAKRIESDVYDIIVTDMVMNDVDGMQILSLARQKLPDSEVIMVTGHATVPVAVEAMQIGAFNFLEKPITPNRLRAIVAKAAEQVGLKRQNTELRQRLDERFGFEGIIYTSKKMQTVIDRLRRIAATDATVLITGESGTGKEMIAQAIHQNSPRRNKRIVAINTRAVSEQLVESELFGHVKGSFTDAVSDREGAFQYANGGTLFLDEVGDMPMSTQIKLLRVLEESQITRVGDNKPIKVNVRLVSATNRPLEEMVEAGTFRNDLYFRLKVVTVELPPLRDRRDDVIPLMDHFRKYFLRRHDKSTAHFTPAVTKRFFAYDWPGNVRQLRNFVETMVVLDTDQSLDVDDLPPELMGEGQDDSGEIVVASGGPSDLIGQPLSQIERWAIEETLKLTGDNREEAAKILGIGARTLYRRLDQYKNDEEA
- a CDS encoding PhoH family protein, translating into MDQRSRSANVAGQEVKRKLFVLDTNVILHDSQCLRSFQEHDVVIPITVLEELDGFKKGHGDINYQARAFLRVLDELTGDVLNGQGASLGQGYGRIRVVWKQGRHERIKQAFFQDSPDHRIVGTALELSDHEDRPVVLVSKDTNIRMKAKAFGLVAQDYIRDKVESVDKLYTGKRRVEIDEAALDQFYDNGHAVPAETVPVDPPPVPNENLILRSGAKSVLASYDDSKKEYHRVDKTRCYGITPRNAEQSFALHALVNTEIRLVTLAGKAGTGKTLLALAAALQRRSEYRQILLARPVVPLSNRDLGFLPGDVHAKLDPYMQPLYDNLAVIRHQFDEKSQEAQRINQMLELEKLVITPLAYIRGRTLQRTFFIVDEAQNLTPHEVKTIITRAGEGTKIIFTGDVNQIDHPYLDALSNGLSYLISRMTGQSIYSHITLEKGERSELADLATALL
- a CDS encoding glycoside hydrolase family 140 protein, encoding MKSLVSAGCGLAVLLLVTARVGIAQEQDDPNRTRLQVSPSGRWLQHSDGRPFFYLGDTAWELFHRLDRQEAERYLDDRAAKGFTVIQAVVLAERDGLGTANAYGHTPLVDKDPARPDVRPGNNDDYWDHVDYVVQAAAKRGLVIGMLPTWGSHWSSMGGGKSRVFDVDNARQYGRWIAARYATDPIIWILGGDRNIYNDQDRQIVESMAQGLHEGDQGYHLITFHPRGPGRSSDYFHNATWLDFNMIQSSHAARDHDNGRFIQHDYDLRPVKPTLDGEPRYERIPVGFYLKGMNPDDRFDDDDVRQAAWWAMMSGACGHTYGNNSVWQMWSTDVSPAIHADVPWHQALDDPGAAQMGWVRKLFEQHDYQTLRPDREFIVDAPKHGGAHVRGLRSDDGALAMVYSPQGEPFMIDVSLMRQPRTRASWYDPRTGRSQVLHTMDSVAFQTFTPPSHGRGNDWVLVLESVK